Proteins encoded together in one Impatiens glandulifera chromosome 1, dImpGla2.1, whole genome shotgun sequence window:
- the LOC124920340 gene encoding probable protein phosphatase 2C 34, which yields MRQISSIWSGLTKTILIKSGKKADVDCRREATDALVKEATKNDMILRSPGVVIARDSDHLTSVFSKGGKKGVNQDCFIVWEEFGFQEDIIFGGIFDGHGPWGHLVSKRVRKLMPSFLLCNWQETLSEAFLKLSGATPDKSDQSHIWKQAFFRTYSAIDQDLKRQNRIDTFHSGTTALTFVKQGNHIVIANIGDSRAVLATTDDEGSLMPIQLTIDLKPNLPQEASRIRQSKGRVFSAEDEPGVYRVWMPPNKQRNGSSGPGLAISRAFGDYFIKDFGLISEPDFTMWNINTSKDKFIILATDGVWDVLSNEEAVQIVSSTPEKEEAAKRLVERAVSAWKRKKRGYAMDDISAICLFFQPTIENKKQS from the exons ATGAGACAGATTTCCTCTATTTGGAGTGGCTTGACAAAAACTATACTGATCAAGAGTGGAAAAAAGGCTGACGTCGATTGCAGAAGAGAAGCCACAGATGCCTTGGTCAAGGAGGCAACGAAAAACGATATGATATTGAGATCTCCAGGTGTTGTTATTGCACGAGACTCGGACCACCTTACATCTGTATTTTCTAAAGGAGGCAAGAAAGGAGTGAATCAAGACTGCTTCATTGTGTGGGAG GAGTTTGGTTTCCAAGAAGATATAATCTTTGGTGGGATTTTTGATGGACATGGTCCATGGGGTCATCTTGTTTCCAAAAGAGTAAGGAAGTTAATGCCTTCTTTCCTGTTATGTAATTGGCAAGAGACTCTTTCTGAAGCTTTCCTTAAGCTTTCTGGTGCAACACCTGACAAAAGTGACCAATCTCATATATGGAAGCAAGCTTTCTTTAGAACATATTCAGCCATTGATCAGGACCTTAAAAGGCAAAATCGAATCGATACATTCCATAGTGGCACCACAGCTTTAACATTTGTTAAGCAG GGGAACCATATTGTGATAGCAAATATTGGTGATTCTCGAGCTGTATTGGCAACTACTGATGATGAGGGCAGTCTGATGCCTATCCAACTCACTATTGACCTTAAACCTAATTTACCTC AGGAAGCAAGTCGAATAAGACAATCAAAGGGAAGAGTATTCTCAGCTGAAGATGAACCAGGAGTATACAGGGTCTGGATGCCTCCAAATAAACAAAGAAACGGTTCAAGTGGTCCAGGGCTAGCAATATCAAGAGCATTCGGTGATTACTTCATTAAGGACTTTGGTCTCATCTCTGAACCCGACTTCACCATGTGGAACATTAATACCAGCaaagacaaatttattattctagCAACCGATGGG gtgTGGGACGTTTTATCAAACGAAGAAGCAGTGCAGATTGTGTCATCAACACCCGAGAAGGAAGAAGCTGCTAAGAGATTGGTTGAACGGGCTGTAAGTGCATGGAAACGAAAGAAAAGAGGATATGCCATGGATGACATATCGGCTATCTGTCTTTTCTTCCAACCCACAATCGAAAATAAGAAACAGTCTTGA
- the LOC124921827 gene encoding CST complex subunit TEN1: MAVPVVNSGALITLPELNSSSPHFRHGASLRVVGKLEEYSVETAIAVIVDGDANLKVNTQHLNMSLRVGSLYQFIGELLIHPNNEAILEARIGRNIDGMDLKLYKQSLQLLKGFID, translated from the exons ATGGCGGTTCCAGTAGTTAATTCTGGTGCATTGATCACCTTACCAGAACTTAATTCCTCTTCTCCTCACTTTAGACATGGAGCCTCCCTTAGAGTTGTTGGAAA ACTTGAAGAGTATTCTGTTGAGACAGCAATTGCTGTAATTGTTGATGGAGACGCCAATCTAAAGGTTAACACACAACACTTAAACATGTCTCTTCGAGTTGGTTCACTCTACCAGTTCATCGGAGAACTACTCATTCATCCTAACAACGAG GCTATACTCGAGGCACGAATAGGTAGGAATATAGATGGAATGGACCTTAAACTCTACAAACAATCTCTGCAGCTCTTAAAAGGATTTATTGATTGA
- the LOC124919312 gene encoding phospholipase D zeta 1-like isoform X2: MKMMNLMMRWFLFIMRKALETGALLFRDVPSSAALPIIRPALGRQHSMSDQAKVAMQGYLNHFLGNLDIVNSPEVCRFLEVSKLSFSPEYGPKLKEDYVMVKHLTKILDDDDQQGCCACDWLGCCNDNWQKVWAVLKPGFLALLKDPFDSRLLDIIVFDVLPSSDGNGEGRVSLAEETKERNPLRHSFTVSGGNQSISLRCKSQNRVKDWVAAINDAGLRPPEGWCHPHRFGSFAPPRGLTEDDSKAQWFVDGQAAFDAIALAIEGAKSEIFICGWWLCPELYLRRPFHAHASSRLDALLEAKARQGVQIYILLYKEVAIALKINSVYSKKKLLGIHENIRVLRYPDHFSSGVYLWSHHEKLVIIDHHICFIGGLDLCFGRYDSPEHKVGDQPPTIWPGKDYYNPRESEPNSWDDTMKDELDRKKYPRMPWHDVHCALWGPPCRDIARHFVQRWNYAKRSKAPNEQAIPLLIPQHHMVIPHYMGGSEVMKAPIDIENNFEGFKRQDSFSSRSEDQDIPLLMPQEADVQDTSKSDCKVMIGKHDQQSRGSRTHFTFRKSKVEPLASNMPLKDFVNDLDNLKHQHDWSSEILLPGLRASEKEWWETQDRGDQVVSPDEIGQVGPRVSCRCQAIRSVSQWSAGTSQVEDSIHNAYCSLIERAEHFIYFENQFFISGLSGDDTIRNRVLEALYKRILKAHNEKKCFRVIIVIPLLPGFQGGLDDGGAAAVRTIMHWQYRTICRGNNSILHNLGHLLGPKMHDYISFYGLRSYGRLFENGPLATSQVYVHSKIMIIDDRVALIGSANINDRSLLGSRDSEIGVVIEDRELVDSSMGGKPWKAGKFSSSLRLSLWSEHLGLRPGEISTINDPVIDSTYKDIWMATAKTNTMIYQDVFSCLPNDLIHSRVALRQSTVYWKEKLGQTTTTDLGIAPMQLESYQDGFVKGTNPMERLESIKGHLVSFPLDFMSKEDLRPAFSESEYYASQVFH, from the exons ATGAAGATGATGAACCTGATGATGAGGTGGTTCCTGTTCATCATGAGGAAAGCACTAGAAACAG GTGCTCTTTTGTTCAGAGATGTACCATCTAGTGCTGCACTGCCAATTATCCGCCCAGCTCTTGGAAGACAGCATTCTATGTCAGATCAGGCTAAGGTTGCTATGCAGGGGTATTTGAATCACTTCCTTGGGAATTTAGATATCGTGAACTCTCCTGAG GTTTGCAGATTTTTGGAAGTTTCTAAGTTATCATTCTCTCCTGAGTATGGGCCTAAGTTAAAAGAAGACTATGTTATGGTGAAGCATTTGACCAAAATCTTAGATGATGATGACCAACAAGGGTGTTGTGCATGTGATTGGCTTGGCTGTTGTAATGACAATTGGCAAAAG GTCTGGGCTGTACTTAAACCTGGGTTTCTTGCTCTACTAAAAGATCCTTTTGATTCCAGGCTTTTAGACATAATAGTCTTTGATGTACTACCAAGTTCAGATGGAAATGGTGAGGGGAGAGTGTCATTGGCTGAAGAAACAAAAGAGCGTAATCCTCTGCGGCATTCATTTACG GTGTCGGGTGGTAACCAGAGCATAAGTTTGAGATGTAAGAGTCAAAATAGAGTCAAAGATTGGGTTGCTGCAATTAATGATGCCGGTCTTCGGCCACCTGAAGGCTGGTGTCATCCACACAGATTTGGCTCCTTTGCTCCTCCTCGGGGATTGACTGAAGACGATAGTAAAGCTCAATGGTTTGTTGATGGTCAGGCAGCATTTGATGCCATTGCTCTGGCAATTGAAGGAGCAAAGTCAGAG ATATTTATTTGTGGATGGTGGCTGTGCCCAGAGTTGTACCTTAGACGTCCTTTTCATGCTCATGCATCATCTCGTCTTGATGCCTTGCTGGAAGCAAAAGCCAGGCAAGGAGTTCAG ATTTACATCCTTCTGTACAAAGAAGTTGCTATAGCTCTGAAAATTAACAGCGTTTATAGTAAGAAAAAGCTTCTTGGCATTCACGAAAATATCAGAGTGCTGCGCTATCCAGACCATTTCTCTAGTGGTGTCTATCTGTG GTCCCACCATGAAAAACTTGTCATTATTGATCaccatatttgttttattggtGGACTGGATCTGTGCTTTGGCCGTTATGACTCCCCTGAGCACAAAGTGGGAGACCAACCCCCGACGATATGGCCAGGGAAAGACTATTATAATCCAAG GGAATCCGAGCCTAATTCTTGGGATGATACAATGAAAGATGAGTTGGATCGAAAAAAATATCCGCGTATGCCATGGCATGATGTGCATTGTGCCCTTTGGGGACCACCATGTCGTGACATTGCTAGACACTTTGTACAACGCTGGAATTATGCTAAG CGTAGTAAAGCTCCAAATGAGCAAGCAATTCCACTACTTATTCCTCAGCACCATATGGTTATTCCTCATTATATGGGTGGAAGTGAAGTGATGAAGGCCCCTATTGATATAGAAAACAATTTTGAAGGATTCAAGAGACAGGATTCATTTTCCTCCCGATCAGAAGATCAAGATATTCCTCTGCTCATGCCTCAAGAAGCTGATGTCCAAGATACGTCCAAGTCAGATTGTAAGGTGATGATTGGTAAACATGATCAGCAGAGCAGAGGCAGCAGAACTCATTTTACTTTCAGGAAGTCCAAAGTTGAACCTTTGGCATCAAACATGCCACTTAAAGATTTTGTGAATGACCTCGATAATTTGAAGCATCAGCATGATTGGTCATCAGAAATCTTGTTGCCTGGGTTGAGGGCTTCTGAAAAAGAATGGTGGGAAACTCAGGACCGTGGGGATCAGGTAGTTTCTCCTGATGAAATTGGGCAAGTTGGTCCACGGGTTTCGTGTCGTTGTCAG GCAATAAGGAGTGTCAGTCAGTGGTCTGCTGGAACAAGTCAGGTTGAAGACAGTATTCACAATGCTTATTGTTCTCTAATCGAGAGGGCAGAGCACTTCATCTATTTTGAG AATCAGTTCTTCATCTCAGGTCTTTCAGGGGATGACACAATACGGAACCGTGTATTAGAAGCATTATATAAGCGTATATTGAAGGCGCATAATGAGAAAAAATGTTTCAGAGTTATAATTGTCATACCACTTCTTCCTGGCTTCCAG GGCGGTCTGGATGATGGCGGTGCAGCTGCCGTAAGAACCATAATGCATTGGCAATATCGAACAATATGCAGAGGAAATAATTCAATACTACATAATCTTGGTCACCTCCTTGGCCCCAAAATGCACGATTACATCTCATTCTATGGCCTTAGATCTTATGGAAGACTTTTTGAGAACGGTCCCCTAGCCACTAGTCAG GTATATGTGCATAGTAAGATAATGATAATTGATGATCGTGTAGCTCTTATTGGGTCTGCAAATATAAATGACAGGAGCCTGCTGGGCTCAAGAGATTCCGAG ATTGGTGTCGTTATTGAAGACAGAGAATTAGTTGATTCATCTATGGGAGGGAAGCCATGGAAGGCAGGGAAATTTTCTTCAAGTCTTCGTCTTTCACTATGGTCAGAACACCTTGGCCTTCGTCCTGGAGAG aTTAGTACGATAAATGATCCAGTGATCGATTCAACTTACAAAGATATATGGATGGCAACTGCAAAG ACAAATACCATGATCTACCAAGATGTATTTTCTTGCCTCCCAAATGATCTAATTCATTCAAG AGTGGCCCTGAGACAAAGTACGGTTTATTGGAAGGAAAAGCTTGGGCAAACAACAACAACCGATTTAGGAATAGCTCCTATGCAGTTAGAATCTTACCAAGACGGATTTGTAAAGGGTACAAATCCAATGGAAAGATTAGAATCAATCAAGGGGCACCTCGTTTCGTTTCCCTTGGATTTCATGAGCAAGGAAGACTTGAGGCCCGCCTTCAGTGAAAGCGAGTATTATGCATCTCAGGTTTTCCATTAA
- the LOC124919312 gene encoding phospholipase D zeta 1-like isoform X1: MASEQLMSGGGGGGGHRYLPMQREPLASMTSSIFSNSLEDLGSTPIFDELPNADIVFVSRPDAADISPALLSYTIEFQYKQFKWQMEKKAAQVFFLHFALKKRTFMEEIQEKQEQVKEWLQSLGIGDHPTVEHEDDEPDDEVVPVHHEESTRNRDVPSSAALPIIRPALGRQHSMSDQAKVAMQGYLNHFLGNLDIVNSPEVCRFLEVSKLSFSPEYGPKLKEDYVMVKHLTKILDDDDQQGCCACDWLGCCNDNWQKVWAVLKPGFLALLKDPFDSRLLDIIVFDVLPSSDGNGEGRVSLAEETKERNPLRHSFTVSGGNQSISLRCKSQNRVKDWVAAINDAGLRPPEGWCHPHRFGSFAPPRGLTEDDSKAQWFVDGQAAFDAIALAIEGAKSEIFICGWWLCPELYLRRPFHAHASSRLDALLEAKARQGVQIYILLYKEVAIALKINSVYSKKKLLGIHENIRVLRYPDHFSSGVYLWSHHEKLVIIDHHICFIGGLDLCFGRYDSPEHKVGDQPPTIWPGKDYYNPRESEPNSWDDTMKDELDRKKYPRMPWHDVHCALWGPPCRDIARHFVQRWNYAKRSKAPNEQAIPLLIPQHHMVIPHYMGGSEVMKAPIDIENNFEGFKRQDSFSSRSEDQDIPLLMPQEADVQDTSKSDCKVMIGKHDQQSRGSRTHFTFRKSKVEPLASNMPLKDFVNDLDNLKHQHDWSSEILLPGLRASEKEWWETQDRGDQVVSPDEIGQVGPRVSCRCQAIRSVSQWSAGTSQVEDSIHNAYCSLIERAEHFIYFENQFFISGLSGDDTIRNRVLEALYKRILKAHNEKKCFRVIIVIPLLPGFQGGLDDGGAAAVRTIMHWQYRTICRGNNSILHNLGHLLGPKMHDYISFYGLRSYGRLFENGPLATSQVYVHSKIMIIDDRVALIGSANINDRSLLGSRDSEIGVVIEDRELVDSSMGGKPWKAGKFSSSLRLSLWSEHLGLRPGEISTINDPVIDSTYKDIWMATAKTNTMIYQDVFSCLPNDLIHSRVALRQSTVYWKEKLGQTTTTDLGIAPMQLESYQDGFVKGTNPMERLESIKGHLVSFPLDFMSKEDLRPAFSESEYYASQVFH, translated from the exons ATGGCGTCGGAGCAATTGATGTccggtggaggaggaggaggaggtcaTCGTTACCTCCCAATGCAGAGGGAGCCATTGGCGTCGATGACATCTTCTATCTTCTCCAATTCATTGGAAGACCTGGGGTCGACTCCAATTTTCGATGAGTTGCCCAATGCCGACATCGTCTTCGTTTCTCGCCCTGACGCTGCCGATATCAGTCCTGCCCTCCTATCCTACACTATCGAGTTCCAATACAAACAG TTCAAATGGCAGATGGAGAAGAAAGCCGCacaagtattttttttacattttgctTTGAAGAAACGCACATTCATGGAGGAAATTCAGGAGAAGCAGGAACAA GTCAAAGAATGGCTTCAGAGCCTAGGGATAGGAGATCACCCCACGGTTGAACATGAAGATGATGAACCTGATGATGAGGTGGTTCCTGTTCATCATGAGGAAAGCACTAGAAACAG AGATGTACCATCTAGTGCTGCACTGCCAATTATCCGCCCAGCTCTTGGAAGACAGCATTCTATGTCAGATCAGGCTAAGGTTGCTATGCAGGGGTATTTGAATCACTTCCTTGGGAATTTAGATATCGTGAACTCTCCTGAG GTTTGCAGATTTTTGGAAGTTTCTAAGTTATCATTCTCTCCTGAGTATGGGCCTAAGTTAAAAGAAGACTATGTTATGGTGAAGCATTTGACCAAAATCTTAGATGATGATGACCAACAAGGGTGTTGTGCATGTGATTGGCTTGGCTGTTGTAATGACAATTGGCAAAAG GTCTGGGCTGTACTTAAACCTGGGTTTCTTGCTCTACTAAAAGATCCTTTTGATTCCAGGCTTTTAGACATAATAGTCTTTGATGTACTACCAAGTTCAGATGGAAATGGTGAGGGGAGAGTGTCATTGGCTGAAGAAACAAAAGAGCGTAATCCTCTGCGGCATTCATTTACG GTGTCGGGTGGTAACCAGAGCATAAGTTTGAGATGTAAGAGTCAAAATAGAGTCAAAGATTGGGTTGCTGCAATTAATGATGCCGGTCTTCGGCCACCTGAAGGCTGGTGTCATCCACACAGATTTGGCTCCTTTGCTCCTCCTCGGGGATTGACTGAAGACGATAGTAAAGCTCAATGGTTTGTTGATGGTCAGGCAGCATTTGATGCCATTGCTCTGGCAATTGAAGGAGCAAAGTCAGAG ATATTTATTTGTGGATGGTGGCTGTGCCCAGAGTTGTACCTTAGACGTCCTTTTCATGCTCATGCATCATCTCGTCTTGATGCCTTGCTGGAAGCAAAAGCCAGGCAAGGAGTTCAG ATTTACATCCTTCTGTACAAAGAAGTTGCTATAGCTCTGAAAATTAACAGCGTTTATAGTAAGAAAAAGCTTCTTGGCATTCACGAAAATATCAGAGTGCTGCGCTATCCAGACCATTTCTCTAGTGGTGTCTATCTGTG GTCCCACCATGAAAAACTTGTCATTATTGATCaccatatttgttttattggtGGACTGGATCTGTGCTTTGGCCGTTATGACTCCCCTGAGCACAAAGTGGGAGACCAACCCCCGACGATATGGCCAGGGAAAGACTATTATAATCCAAG GGAATCCGAGCCTAATTCTTGGGATGATACAATGAAAGATGAGTTGGATCGAAAAAAATATCCGCGTATGCCATGGCATGATGTGCATTGTGCCCTTTGGGGACCACCATGTCGTGACATTGCTAGACACTTTGTACAACGCTGGAATTATGCTAAG CGTAGTAAAGCTCCAAATGAGCAAGCAATTCCACTACTTATTCCTCAGCACCATATGGTTATTCCTCATTATATGGGTGGAAGTGAAGTGATGAAGGCCCCTATTGATATAGAAAACAATTTTGAAGGATTCAAGAGACAGGATTCATTTTCCTCCCGATCAGAAGATCAAGATATTCCTCTGCTCATGCCTCAAGAAGCTGATGTCCAAGATACGTCCAAGTCAGATTGTAAGGTGATGATTGGTAAACATGATCAGCAGAGCAGAGGCAGCAGAACTCATTTTACTTTCAGGAAGTCCAAAGTTGAACCTTTGGCATCAAACATGCCACTTAAAGATTTTGTGAATGACCTCGATAATTTGAAGCATCAGCATGATTGGTCATCAGAAATCTTGTTGCCTGGGTTGAGGGCTTCTGAAAAAGAATGGTGGGAAACTCAGGACCGTGGGGATCAGGTAGTTTCTCCTGATGAAATTGGGCAAGTTGGTCCACGGGTTTCGTGTCGTTGTCAG GCAATAAGGAGTGTCAGTCAGTGGTCTGCTGGAACAAGTCAGGTTGAAGACAGTATTCACAATGCTTATTGTTCTCTAATCGAGAGGGCAGAGCACTTCATCTATTTTGAG AATCAGTTCTTCATCTCAGGTCTTTCAGGGGATGACACAATACGGAACCGTGTATTAGAAGCATTATATAAGCGTATATTGAAGGCGCATAATGAGAAAAAATGTTTCAGAGTTATAATTGTCATACCACTTCTTCCTGGCTTCCAG GGCGGTCTGGATGATGGCGGTGCAGCTGCCGTAAGAACCATAATGCATTGGCAATATCGAACAATATGCAGAGGAAATAATTCAATACTACATAATCTTGGTCACCTCCTTGGCCCCAAAATGCACGATTACATCTCATTCTATGGCCTTAGATCTTATGGAAGACTTTTTGAGAACGGTCCCCTAGCCACTAGTCAG GTATATGTGCATAGTAAGATAATGATAATTGATGATCGTGTAGCTCTTATTGGGTCTGCAAATATAAATGACAGGAGCCTGCTGGGCTCAAGAGATTCCGAG ATTGGTGTCGTTATTGAAGACAGAGAATTAGTTGATTCATCTATGGGAGGGAAGCCATGGAAGGCAGGGAAATTTTCTTCAAGTCTTCGTCTTTCACTATGGTCAGAACACCTTGGCCTTCGTCCTGGAGAG aTTAGTACGATAAATGATCCAGTGATCGATTCAACTTACAAAGATATATGGATGGCAACTGCAAAG ACAAATACCATGATCTACCAAGATGTATTTTCTTGCCTCCCAAATGATCTAATTCATTCAAG AGTGGCCCTGAGACAAAGTACGGTTTATTGGAAGGAAAAGCTTGGGCAAACAACAACAACCGATTTAGGAATAGCTCCTATGCAGTTAGAATCTTACCAAGACGGATTTGTAAAGGGTACAAATCCAATGGAAAGATTAGAATCAATCAAGGGGCACCTCGTTTCGTTTCCCTTGGATTTCATGAGCAAGGAAGACTTGAGGCCCGCCTTCAGTGAAAGCGAGTATTATGCATCTCAGGTTTTCCATTAA